tatatcaatttaaattcttattGTAACATCATTTTGAGTTAAATTTATACAAGTTGTAAACACATTAATAAATGAATTGTGCCATTACATAATTCAACGAGAGCTTTACACATACAAATgcataaaattaaagttattcGAAAGAAAGATACACTAGTATTTACGTCCTTCATTCTAGGGATATTTATACTTGAATTTCCCTCTTTCTCTTTCGCatctaaatttgaaatctcaaatCAAATCCCACAAAACCTCAATAAATTTTGAACCGTGCTCCAGCTCCTTCCAACCCCACGTACATAACAGTTAGATAAACGAATAAATGAGAGAGAATGAACATGATAAGATTTGATAGATCAGTTTGAAACCGTAACGTTTCCATGCAGCTTCATCCCACGTGCGAATTCAATGCATTCACGTGGCCTTCACACGTACATACGTTCGTTCACGCCTGAGCTAGCTCTAGCATCTGCAACAACATTCACCGACTCTTTCTTGTGATCTGGTTCCTGCGACATTGTTGATCAGGAGCGCCACCACCCTTGACCATGCTCTTCTTCGGGAACACTTCTTCGCAGATCTCCATGAAGGCTTGAACGATGAGTTGGTGGTGGCACGTGGCGTTCAGCTTGAGGAAGCACTCGAGAAGCTCTCGGAGATCGGTTTCTGTGTAGATCTCTCTCTCGAGGATCATTTGGAGCATGGAGGCTCGGAAATCCTTATGTGGGTCGTTTGAGTCCTTCTCAACGGCGATGCTGTCAACGAGTTTTGGGTTTGGTTTTGGCatactgttgttgttgttggggttTTGTTGATTTGTGTCGGGTTCGGAGATGGTGGTGGAAGTAAAGACTTCATCGTCGTCGTTGCGGTCACCGGAAGTGGTGGATGAATTGAGGCTGCTAGGGTTTGTGTTTTGGTAAATGGAGATTTTGGGTTTTGGGGTGGGTTCGTGGACGTCAGAGGATTTTGGTTTGCTAC
Above is a window of Glycine soja cultivar W05 chromosome 12, ASM419377v2, whole genome shotgun sequence DNA encoding:
- the LOC114379014 gene encoding uncharacterized protein LOC114379014; the encoded protein is MGCASSTPYTFSLSDRPPFMIFVIMLHHCGSDDIHLQQHSPTLSCDLVPATLLIRSATTLDHALLREHFFADLHEGLNDELVVARGVQLEEALEKLSEIGFCVDLSLEDHLEHGGSEILMWVV